In one Pseudodesulfovibrio tunisiensis genomic region, the following are encoded:
- a CDS encoding ribonucleoside triphosphate reductase, whose protein sequence is MPSQIMKRDGRLETWSLDRIAQAIFKALNASGIKDPLLARRLARKVDQRLQGVEIPEQEHVQDTVEKVLMESRQFEIAKKYILYRETRRRLRSQKEAYLDIKEVINEYLGQSDWRVNENANMTHSFQGLMLHLSGTVQARYSLEKYPDEIRLAHEHGYFHIHDLSFGLAGYCAGWSLRDLLIEGFNLEGRASAGPAKHFDTALGQVNNFLGTLQNEWAGAQAFNNVDTYLAPFIRHDGLTYDQVRQCMQKFVFNLNNTSRWGGQSPFTNLTFDLVPPKHIAKEPVIIGGKFHDELTYGDFTEEMAMINKAFIEVMIEGDYHSRIFSFPIPTYNVTTDFPWDSEIGELLLKLTAKFGVPYFQNFINSELKPEDVRSMCCRLQMDIRELRNKTGGLFGAGDLTGSIGVVTLNLPKLAYLAESEDDFLDLVEEYAELAKDSLEFKRKIITDNLENGMFPWSRRYLKNGYKGHFSTIGLVGGHEACMNMLGKGIETESGLRFMRRTLNHLRRITARFQEETGNLYNLEATPAEGTSYRLAKIDKALYADIQAQGNGTPYYTNSTALPVGISDDVYYALEHQNKLQTLYTGGTVFHTFLGEAVADTKALKAFIIKAFTMTRIPYISITPTFSICKEHGYIRGEHFECPDCGAETEVYTRIVGYYRPISRWNKGKQAEYSDRVVFSDCLCN, encoded by the coding sequence ATGCCCAGCCAGATCATGAAACGCGACGGGCGGTTGGAAACGTGGTCGCTTGACCGCATTGCCCAGGCCATTTTCAAGGCGCTCAATGCGAGCGGCATCAAGGACCCGCTTCTTGCCCGCAGACTGGCCCGCAAGGTGGACCAGCGACTTCAGGGCGTGGAAATCCCGGAACAGGAGCACGTGCAGGACACTGTCGAAAAGGTGCTCATGGAGTCCCGCCAGTTCGAAATAGCCAAGAAATACATCCTGTACCGGGAAACGCGCCGCAGGCTGCGCTCCCAGAAGGAAGCCTATCTCGACATCAAGGAAGTCATCAACGAATACCTGGGACAGTCGGACTGGCGCGTCAACGAGAACGCCAACATGACCCACTCGTTTCAGGGACTCATGCTGCATCTGTCCGGCACGGTGCAGGCGCGCTATTCGCTGGAAAAATACCCTGACGAAATCCGCCTTGCCCACGAGCACGGCTATTTCCACATACATGACCTCTCCTTCGGCCTTGCCGGATACTGCGCGGGCTGGTCCCTGCGCGACCTGCTCATCGAAGGCTTCAACCTCGAAGGACGCGCCTCGGCAGGCCCGGCCAAGCACTTCGACACGGCCCTCGGTCAGGTGAACAACTTTCTCGGCACGCTCCAGAACGAATGGGCCGGAGCTCAGGCGTTCAACAATGTGGACACCTATCTCGCCCCGTTCATCCGCCACGACGGACTGACCTATGATCAGGTCCGCCAATGCATGCAGAAATTCGTGTTCAATCTGAACAACACCTCCCGCTGGGGTGGGCAGTCGCCGTTCACCAACCTGACCTTCGACCTCGTGCCGCCCAAGCACATTGCCAAGGAACCCGTCATCATCGGCGGCAAGTTCCACGATGAGCTCACCTACGGCGACTTCACCGAGGAAATGGCCATGATCAACAAGGCCTTCATAGAGGTCATGATCGAAGGCGACTACCATTCGCGCATCTTCTCGTTCCCCATTCCCACGTACAACGTGACCACGGATTTCCCCTGGGATTCCGAAATCGGGGAACTGCTGCTCAAGCTCACGGCCAAGTTCGGCGTGCCCTACTTCCAGAACTTCATCAATTCCGAACTCAAGCCCGAAGACGTGCGCTCCATGTGCTGCCGCCTCCAGATGGACATCCGCGAACTGCGCAACAAGACCGGCGGCCTGTTCGGCGCGGGCGATCTGACCGGCTCCATCGGCGTGGTCACCCTGAACCTGCCCAAGCTCGCCTATCTCGCGGAATCCGAGGACGACTTTCTGGACCTCGTGGAGGAATACGCGGAACTCGCCAAGGACTCCCTTGAGTTCAAACGCAAGATCATCACGGACAACCTCGAAAACGGCATGTTTCCGTGGTCCCGGCGCTATCTCAAGAACGGGTACAAGGGCCATTTCTCCACCATCGGGCTGGTGGGCGGTCACGAAGCCTGCATGAACATGCTCGGCAAGGGCATCGAAACCGAATCCGGCCTGCGCTTCATGCGCCGCACCCTGAACCATCTGCGCCGCATCACCGCCCGTTTTCAGGAAGAGACCGGCAACCTCTACAACCTCGAAGCCACCCCGGCCGAAGGCACCAGCTACAGACTGGCCAAGATCGACAAGGCCCTGTACGCGGACATTCAGGCCCAGGGCAACGGAACACCCTACTACACCAACTCCACAGCCCTGCCCGTGGGCATCTCGGACGACGTGTACTATGCACTGGAACACCAGAACAAGCTCCAGACCCTGTACACCGGCGGTACCGTGTTCCACACCTTCCTCGGCGAGGCCGTGGCCGACACCAAGGCGCTCAAGGCCTTCATCATCAAGGCCTTCACCATGACCCGCATTCCCTACATCTCCATCACGCCGACCTTCTCCATCTGCAAGGAGCACGGCTACATCCGGGGCGAACACTTCGAATGCCCGGATTGCGGAGCGGAAACCGAGGTCTATACGCGCATCGTCGGCTATTACCGGCCCATCTCCCGCTGGAACAAGGGCAAACAGGCCGAATACAGCGACCGCGTGGTATTCAGCGACTGCCTCTGCAACTAG
- a CDS encoding anaerobic ribonucleoside-triphosphate reductase activating protein, translating to MTSTPSGVWNYVRGLQKSSLCDWPGHPGCVIFLGGCNLRCPTCHNFDLAWNMDRLPRLDPGKLKAFLTSRAKWFDGVTVSGGEPTTVPELGHLLLEIRKIGLPVKLDTNGMRPEVVRDIMDEGLAQVFAVDVKGPYEKYPSLTGHAVSAIAAKANLERIFEMARTSPDAFYFRLTKVPGITDRDVETARSYLPEGFSLTIQKYVPPRRDTEHAQPDHETRRAVGNVVA from the coding sequence ATGACAAGTACGCCCTCGGGTGTCTGGAATTACGTGCGCGGGCTCCAGAAGAGCAGCCTGTGCGACTGGCCAGGACATCCCGGATGCGTGATTTTTCTCGGCGGCTGCAATCTGCGCTGCCCCACCTGCCACAATTTCGATCTTGCATGGAACATGGACCGCCTGCCCCGGCTCGACCCGGGCAAGCTCAAGGCGTTCCTGACCAGCCGGGCCAAGTGGTTCGACGGCGTGACCGTATCCGGCGGAGAACCGACCACGGTGCCGGAACTCGGCCATCTGCTGCTCGAGATCAGAAAGATCGGCCTGCCCGTCAAGCTCGACACCAACGGCATGCGTCCGGAAGTCGTTCGCGACATCATGGACGAGGGACTGGCCCAGGTCTTTGCCGTGGATGTGAAGGGACCATATGAAAAATATCCGTCGCTGACCGGACACGCCGTGTCCGCCATTGCGGCCAAGGCCAATCTCGAACGCATTTTCGAAATGGCCCGGACCAGTCCCGACGCGTTCTACTTCCGGCTCACCAAGGTGCCCGGAATCACGGACCGCGACGTGGAGACCGCCCGCAGCTATCTGCCGGAAGGATTTTCCCTGACTATTCAGAAATATGTGCCACCAAGGAGGGACACCGAGCATGCCCAGCCAGATCATGAAACGCGACGGGCGGTTGGAAACGTGGTCGCTTGA
- the alr gene encoding alanine racemase: MAVHEALWAEIDLKAIRHNFRLSADMAGPGAQVMAVVKADAYGHGAVEVAKAVAEEGAGALGVARICEAEELRRAGLDLPILIFGYTPPCDAARLADQDITQAVFSRDYALELDKAAEKAGCTVKGHLKIDSGMGRIGFLPPGNHGTQSVSESMGFLLDLKHIRLDGLFTHFASSDGKDLTKARKQLTTFASTLRELQNAGFSFSHVHAANSAAIMSMPEARFDMVRQGISLYGLYPSDEMDKNLMDLWPAMSIKATLAEVKRVPAGFSVSYGHTYVTERETLIGTVPVGYADGYDRHLSSAGTMLVRGRRVPVVGRVCMDQTMIDLGNVPDAEPGDEVVILGRQGQEEVSADEIARQIDTINYEVVSRIMPRVKRIYAG; the protein is encoded by the coding sequence ATGGCGGTGCATGAAGCCCTCTGGGCCGAGATCGATCTGAAAGCCATCAGGCACAATTTCAGACTGTCTGCCGACATGGCCGGACCCGGCGCACAGGTCATGGCCGTGGTCAAGGCCGATGCATACGGGCACGGGGCCGTCGAGGTGGCCAAGGCCGTGGCCGAGGAAGGAGCTGGCGCTCTGGGCGTGGCCCGCATCTGCGAGGCCGAGGAACTGCGGCGGGCCGGACTCGACCTGCCCATCCTGATCTTCGGGTACACCCCGCCCTGCGACGCGGCCCGACTGGCCGATCAGGACATCACTCAGGCCGTGTTTTCCCGCGACTATGCCCTGGAGCTGGACAAGGCTGCCGAAAAGGCGGGCTGCACGGTCAAGGGACACCTCAAGATAGACAGCGGCATGGGCCGCATAGGCTTTCTTCCGCCCGGGAATCACGGCACGCAGAGCGTATCCGAATCCATGGGCTTCCTGCTGGACTTGAAACACATCCGTCTGGACGGTCTTTTCACCCACTTCGCCTCCAGCGACGGGAAAGACCTGACCAAAGCCCGGAAACAGCTCACCACCTTTGCCTCCACCCTGCGCGAACTCCAGAACGCAGGGTTTTCCTTTTCCCATGTGCACGCGGCCAACAGCGCGGCCATCATGAGCATGCCCGAGGCGCGCTTCGACATGGTCAGACAGGGCATTTCCCTGTACGGCCTGTATCCTTCCGATGAAATGGACAAAAACCTGATGGACCTTTGGCCCGCCATGAGCATCAAGGCGACGCTGGCCGAGGTCAAACGCGTCCCGGCAGGCTTTTCCGTCAGCTACGGGCATACCTACGTGACCGAACGCGAGACCCTGATCGGCACCGTGCCCGTGGGCTATGCCGACGGCTACGACCGACACCTGTCCTCGGCAGGAACCATGCTGGTGCGCGGCAGACGCGTGCCCGTGGTGGGCCGGGTCTGCATGGACCAGACCATGATTGATCTGGGCAACGTGCCGGATGCCGAACCGGGTGACGAAGTCGTCATTCTCGGCAGACAGGGACAGGAAGAGGTCTCGGCCGACGAGATTGCACGGCAGATCGACACCATCAACTATGAAGTCGTTTCCCGGATAATGCCCCGGGTCAAACGCATATATGCAGGCTGA
- a CDS encoding NAD(P)/FAD-dependent oxidoreductase, whose amino-acid sequence MKPVLVDIRIPADRIHLPDAVRLAALEKAGLPNSQEFVTRIVRRSIDARSRMPKFALQVAIAPQDAPEPEWAEFRPVALTGKRVVIVGAGPAGYFAALSLLEHGITPVVLDRGKDVNERRKDIRKLYTEGLVNPDSNYCFGEGGAGTYSDGKLYTRSSKRGNVGRILDLFVAHGASPDIRIDAHAHIGSNKLPGIVRNLRQAILDAGGEIHFNTRVTDLLLDNGVATGVRLADGEIVSGEAVILATGHSARDIYRMLVAREVPVEAKPFALGVRIEHPQPLIDRIFYHHSPRHPNLPAASYRLTAQVEGRGVFSFCMCPGGYVVPASTAPGELVLNGMSMAERNAEFANSGLVVELRLEDIPGVQDDPLAGLAFQAAVEQAMFRAGDGVTQKAPAQRATDFLQGRISSNIGRTSYVPGAYAAPLHELLPEDVARRLGQGLVALGRKNRGYDSEEALLLGVESRTSSPVRIPRDRETMAHPAVPGLYHCGEGAGYAGGIVSAAMDGERVAHAVAGKLG is encoded by the coding sequence ATGAAACCCGTGCTTGTCGATATCAGGATTCCGGCCGATCGGATTCATCTCCCCGATGCGGTTCGACTGGCTGCTCTGGAAAAGGCCGGACTGCCGAATTCCCAGGAATTCGTGACCCGTATCGTGCGCCGTTCCATCGATGCCCGGTCGCGCATGCCCAAGTTCGCGCTTCAGGTCGCCATCGCTCCGCAGGACGCCCCCGAGCCGGAGTGGGCCGAATTCCGTCCGGTCGCATTGACTGGAAAGCGCGTGGTGATCGTGGGAGCCGGGCCTGCCGGATATTTTGCGGCGTTGTCACTGCTTGAGCACGGAATCACGCCCGTTGTGCTGGATCGCGGCAAGGACGTGAACGAGCGGCGCAAGGACATCAGGAAGCTCTACACCGAGGGGCTGGTCAATCCGGATTCCAACTACTGTTTCGGCGAGGGCGGAGCCGGAACCTATTCCGACGGCAAGCTCTACACCCGATCCTCCAAGCGTGGCAATGTGGGCCGCATTCTCGATCTGTTCGTTGCTCACGGCGCATCTCCGGACATCCGCATTGACGCGCATGCCCATATCGGCTCCAACAAGCTGCCCGGGATCGTGCGCAATCTCAGGCAGGCCATTCTGGACGCAGGCGGGGAAATTCATTTCAATACCCGTGTCACGGATCTGCTTCTGGACAACGGCGTTGCCACCGGCGTTCGGCTTGCGGACGGCGAAATCGTGTCCGGCGAGGCCGTGATTCTGGCGACCGGCCATTCCGCGCGCGACATCTACCGCATGCTGGTTGCCCGCGAGGTTCCGGTGGAGGCCAAGCCCTTTGCCCTTGGTGTGCGCATCGAGCATCCCCAGCCCCTGATCGACAGGATTTTCTATCACCATTCTCCGCGCCATCCCAATCTGCCCGCAGCCAGTTATCGGCTGACCGCGCAGGTCGAGGGCCGGGGCGTGTTCTCCTTCTGCATGTGTCCGGGAGGATACGTGGTGCCTGCATCCACTGCGCCGGGCGAGCTTGTACTCAACGGCATGAGCATGGCCGAGCGCAATGCCGAGTTCGCCAATTCCGGCCTTGTCGTGGAGTTGCGGCTTGAAGACATTCCCGGCGTTCAGGATGATCCGCTGGCCGGGCTCGCCTTTCAGGCCGCCGTGGAACAGGCCATGTTTCGCGCCGGGGACGGCGTGACTCAGAAGGCTCCGGCTCAGCGCGCCACGGATTTTCTGCAGGGCCGCATATCCTCGAACATCGGCAGAACTTCCTATGTGCCCGGTGCATACGCTGCGCCCCTGCATGAACTGTTGCCCGAGGACGTGGCGCGGCGTCTGGGACAGGGGCTTGTCGCGCTCGGCAGAAAGAACAGGGGATATGATTCCGAGGAGGCCCTGCTGCTCGGCGTGGAGTCCCGGACCAGTTCTCCAGTGCGCATTCCCCGCGACAGGGAAACCATGGCCCATCCCGCCGTGCCCGGTCTGTACCACTGTGGCGAAGGCGCAGGCTATGCCGGGGGCATCGTGTCCGCTGCCATGGACGGCGAACGCGTGGCGCATGCCGTTGCCGGGAAGCTTGGATAG
- a CDS encoding IclR family transcriptional regulator, whose amino-acid sequence MASVERGMLILEAFNHGHKELGLAELVALTGLNKSAVQRFLHTWTTLGYLSKDPATKRFRMTPKVMSLGYNYLRSERLVEVGTPYLVEARKRAGNSVYLGTLYETSIIYLVRLPQRVLLLEGTLPGRRIPAFCGGRAMLSRMDEAEVRALLERSDRKPITPYTVTGVEENLREIEKVREKGYCVSAQEFLVGEIAVSAPVVDMHGTPRAIVYISARYSEWSEERVEAELAPIALETAAAIGAQL is encoded by the coding sequence GTGGCATCGGTTGAACGCGGCATGCTGATTCTGGAGGCGTTCAACCATGGACACAAGGAACTGGGGCTGGCCGAACTCGTGGCGTTGACCGGGCTGAACAAGAGTGCGGTGCAGCGGTTTCTGCATACATGGACAACCCTCGGCTATCTGTCCAAGGACCCGGCCACCAAACGGTTCCGGATGACGCCCAAGGTCATGAGTCTGGGGTACAACTATCTTCGCAGTGAACGGCTTGTGGAAGTGGGCACGCCGTATCTGGTGGAAGCGCGCAAGCGGGCCGGGAATTCCGTGTATCTGGGAACACTGTACGAGACATCCATAATTTACCTTGTCCGCCTGCCGCAGCGGGTGCTTCTGCTGGAAGGGACTTTGCCCGGACGCAGGATTCCGGCCTTCTGCGGGGGCAGAGCCATGCTGTCGCGCATGGATGAGGCCGAGGTCCGAGCCCTGCTGGAACGGTCCGATCGCAAGCCCATAACTCCATATACTGTCACTGGCGTGGAGGAAAATCTGCGCGAGATCGAAAAGGTTCGGGAAAAGGGATACTGTGTTTCGGCTCAGGAATTTCTGGTCGGCGAGATCGCGGTGTCCGCTCCGGTGGTGGACATGCATGGAACTCCGCGTGCCATCGTCTATATTTCGGCAAGGTACAGCGAATGGTCCGAGGAGCGGGTCGAGGCCGAGCTTGCCCCCATTGCTCTGGAAACTGCGGCTGCCATCGGCGCACAGCTGTAG